One window of the Enterobacter huaxiensis genome contains the following:
- the tssH gene encoding type VI secretion system ATPase TssH has product MENPAILLRRLNPYCARAMEGAASLCQTRTHAEILPEHWLLKLLEQGEGDLTVLARRYEWDMDALWQELLGWLDNQPRSVRNRPQLSADIQKLMQEAWMQASLAGEESIRSVHLLMALTENPRLAHCDGLWPLLTLGMSQLSRLRPLLDAQSDERPELQFEAELAQEHGGEVEFVGRPVGAELKEGELNPALQNALDKFTLDVTAKAIEGKIDPVFGRDTEIRQMVDILSRRRKNNPILVGEPGVGKTALVEGLALRIAEGNVPESLKPVILRTLDLGLLQAGAGVKGEFEQRLKNVIDAVQQSPVPILLFIDEAHTIIGAGNQAGGADAANLLKPALARGELRTIAATTWSEYKQYFERDAALERRFQMVKVDEPDDETACLMLRGLKSRYAEHHNVHITDDAVRAAVTLSRRYLTGRQLPDKAVDLLDTAAARVRMSLDTVPEQIVHLKAQLTALELEEQALLEDIAAGSNRHGDRLGAIEQLRTELEARIGEQEARFSHEKVLAQQLMASRQDISQQAEISDLQQQLEQAQQGDVLVQVDVDTRTVANVIADWTGVPLSSLMKDEQTELLTLENEIGKRVVGQDVSLNAIAQRLRAAKTGLTSENGPQGVFLLVGPSGVGKTETALALADVLYGGEKSLITINLSEYQEPHTVSQLKGSPPGYVGYGQGGILTEAVRKRPYSVVLLDEVEKAHRDVINLFYQVFDRGFMRDGEGREIDFRNTVILMTSNLGSDHLMQLLEENPTATEGDLQEMLRPILRDHFQPALLARFQTVIYRPLAEAAMRTIVEMKLSQVSKSLHRHYGLTTQIDESLYDALTAACLLPDTGARNVDSLLNQQILPVLSQQLLTHMAAKQKPQSLCLSWSEEEGIGLEFDRTQGVHA; this is encoded by the coding sequence ATGGAAAATCCAGCCATCCTGTTGCGACGTCTGAACCCTTACTGTGCCCGTGCGATGGAAGGCGCGGCGTCGCTCTGCCAGACCCGTACCCATGCGGAAATTTTGCCGGAGCACTGGCTGCTGAAGCTGCTCGAGCAGGGGGAAGGTGACCTGACGGTGCTGGCACGTCGCTACGAGTGGGACATGGATGCACTGTGGCAGGAGTTGCTCGGCTGGCTGGATAATCAACCGCGCTCGGTACGCAACCGTCCGCAGCTATCCGCCGATATTCAGAAACTGATGCAGGAAGCCTGGATGCAGGCCTCACTTGCCGGAGAAGAAAGTATCCGCAGCGTGCACCTGCTGATGGCGCTCACGGAAAACCCACGACTTGCTCACTGCGACGGTCTGTGGCCACTGCTGACGCTCGGGATGAGTCAGCTTTCCCGACTGCGCCCGCTGCTGGATGCACAGTCTGATGAACGCCCGGAGCTGCAGTTTGAGGCCGAACTGGCCCAGGAGCATGGCGGTGAGGTAGAGTTTGTTGGCCGCCCGGTTGGTGCTGAGCTGAAAGAGGGTGAACTGAACCCGGCGCTGCAAAATGCGCTGGATAAATTCACCCTCGACGTCACCGCCAAAGCGATAGAGGGCAAGATTGACCCGGTGTTCGGGCGTGACACCGAAATCCGCCAGATGGTGGATATTCTCTCGCGCCGTCGCAAGAACAACCCGATCCTGGTTGGCGAACCGGGCGTCGGTAAAACGGCGCTGGTCGAAGGTCTGGCGCTGCGAATTGCCGAGGGCAACGTCCCGGAATCTCTCAAGCCGGTGATCCTGCGCACGCTTGACCTCGGCCTGTTGCAGGCGGGCGCAGGCGTGAAAGGTGAATTTGAGCAGCGCCTGAAAAACGTCATCGACGCCGTGCAGCAGTCACCGGTGCCGATTTTGCTGTTTATCGACGAAGCCCACACTATTATCGGTGCCGGCAATCAGGCGGGCGGCGCGGATGCGGCCAACCTGCTCAAACCCGCTCTGGCCCGTGGCGAATTGCGGACCATTGCCGCGACCACCTGGTCTGAATATAAGCAGTACTTCGAACGCGATGCCGCGCTGGAACGTCGCTTCCAGATGGTGAAGGTCGACGAGCCGGACGACGAGACCGCCTGCCTGATGCTGCGCGGTCTCAAATCCCGCTATGCCGAGCACCATAACGTGCACATCACCGACGATGCGGTGCGCGCCGCGGTCACGCTGTCGCGCCGTTACCTGACCGGTCGCCAGCTGCCGGACAAGGCCGTTGACCTGCTGGATACCGCCGCGGCGCGTGTGCGTATGAGCCTCGATACGGTGCCTGAACAAATTGTGCATCTGAAAGCGCAGCTGACGGCGCTGGAACTGGAAGAGCAGGCGCTGCTGGAGGATATCGCCGCCGGCAGCAACCGTCATGGTGACCGCCTGGGTGCCATTGAGCAGCTGCGGACTGAACTGGAAGCGCGTATCGGGGAGCAGGAGGCGCGTTTCAGCCACGAAAAGGTGCTGGCACAGCAGCTGATGGCCAGTCGCCAGGACATCAGCCAGCAGGCTGAGATTTCCGACCTGCAACAGCAGCTCGAACAGGCCCAACAGGGCGACGTGCTGGTTCAGGTAGATGTGGACACCCGTACGGTCGCGAACGTGATTGCCGACTGGACAGGCGTGCCGCTCTCTTCCCTGATGAAAGACGAGCAGACCGAACTACTGACTCTGGAAAACGAAATCGGTAAACGCGTGGTCGGCCAGGATGTTTCCCTTAACGCTATCGCTCAGCGTCTTCGCGCGGCGAAAACCGGCCTCACTTCCGAAAACGGGCCGCAGGGTGTGTTCCTGCTTGTCGGTCCGAGTGGTGTAGGTAAGACCGAAACCGCGCTGGCGCTGGCGGATGTGCTGTATGGCGGCGAGAAATCCCTGATTACCATCAACCTCTCGGAATATCAGGAACCGCACACCGTTTCCCAGCTGAAAGGCTCCCCACCGGGCTACGTTGGCTACGGTCAGGGCGGCATCCTCACTGAAGCGGTGCGCAAGCGCCCGTACAGCGTGGTGCTGCTGGATGAAGTAGAAAAGGCGCACCGCGATGTGATAAACCTGTTCTATCAGGTGTTCGACCGTGGCTTTATGCGCGACGGCGAAGGGCGTGAAATCGACTTCCGCAATACCGTTATTCTGATGACCTCGAACCTCGGCAGCGATCATCTGATGCAACTTCTTGAAGAAAATCCGACAGCAACTGAAGGTGATTTGCAGGAAATGCTACGCCCGATTTTACGCGACCACTTCCAGCCCGCGCTGCTGGCCCGCTTCCAGACGGTGATTTATCGCCCTCTGGCCGAAGCGGCCATGCGTACCATCGTAGAAATGAAGTTGTCACAGGTCAGCAAGAGCTTGCATCGTCACTACGGCCTGACCACGCAGATTGATGAGAGTCTCTATGACGCGCTGACCGCCGCCTGCCTGCTGCCGGATACAGGGGCGCGCAACGTCGATAGCCTGCTCAACCAACAAATTCTGCCTGTGCTGAGCCAGCAGCTGCTGACCCACATGGCCGCCAAACAGAAACCACAGTCGTTATGCCTTAGCTGGAGCGAGGAAGAGGGGATCGGGCTGGAGTTTGACCGTACACAAGGAGTGCACGCATGA
- a CDS encoding type VI secretion system Vgr family protein: protein MSSNPPIRFSHNHHQLSVKGCDAELDVLAFEGDEALSTPFSYRIEFTSSDHAISKEMMLMRAASLTLQAPVDQGYGIKMQQAVRTLQGVVSGFERLGTSADETRYALTLQPRLALLDRSHQNAIYQDMSVPQIVEKILRERHGMRGQDFLFSLAKEYPRREQVMQYGEDDLRFITRLLGEVGIWFRFTTDTRLNIDVVEFYDSQQGYEKGLTLPSVPPSGQHSQGVDSVWEMESRHSVVQKQVSTRDYNYRQATEDMNARVDATRGDSTTYGDAYHYADNYLTQGSAYDRSPAPESGAFYARIRHERYLNGQTLTRAITSCPTLSPGQVLKVTGGYEVAEVFAQGVVVTAMHSHARRDEDFGVRFDGIPDSTDFSFRPEPGKRPVMAGTLPARVTSTTENDTYGHIDKDGRYRVSMLFDRDGWETGFESLWVRQSRPYAGDTYGLHLPLLAGTEVAISFEDGNPDRPYISGVLHDSAHGDHVTIRNYKRNVLRTPANNKIRLDDERGKEHIKVSTEYGGKSQLNLGHLVDAEKQQRGEGFELRTDSWGAIRAQKGLFISADGQAKAQGLQREMQAALQELNAAREVTSGLCHAAQAAQAELADIEKQTVLMNQTLNDLKQQALLLSAPSGIAQVTPASVQVSAGENLIITAGQNADLSIAKKFTLAVGDILSLFAHKLGIKMFAAEGKVDIQAQSDELNLFAKKQLSIASSDSSVVISAKKELLLVCGGSFIRLSDAGVEVGTGKNVTLKCIAVQQQSAAALDSSLALPSGCKPGVISAAQQQGAVVTLG, encoded by the coding sequence ATGAGCAGTAATCCCCCGATCAGATTCAGCCACAACCATCACCAGCTGTCGGTGAAGGGATGTGACGCAGAGCTCGATGTGCTGGCGTTTGAAGGCGATGAAGCCCTCAGCACGCCGTTCAGCTACCGCATTGAGTTCACCAGTTCTGACCATGCCATCAGCAAAGAGATGATGCTGATGAGAGCGGCCTCCCTGACGCTGCAGGCCCCGGTTGACCAGGGTTACGGCATCAAAATGCAGCAGGCCGTGCGCACCCTTCAGGGGGTGGTGAGCGGCTTCGAACGCCTTGGCACCTCGGCAGATGAAACCCGTTATGCCCTGACGCTTCAGCCACGCCTGGCGCTGCTTGACCGTTCGCACCAGAACGCGATTTATCAGGACATGTCGGTCCCGCAAATTGTGGAAAAAATCCTGCGCGAGCGTCACGGCATGCGCGGCCAGGATTTTCTGTTCTCGCTTGCAAAAGAGTACCCGCGCCGCGAGCAGGTGATGCAGTACGGCGAGGACGACCTGCGATTCATCACCCGCCTGCTGGGCGAGGTCGGCATCTGGTTCCGCTTTACCACCGACACGCGTCTGAACATCGACGTGGTGGAGTTTTACGACAGCCAGCAGGGGTATGAGAAAGGCCTCACGCTGCCGTCGGTGCCGCCGTCCGGCCAGCATTCGCAGGGCGTGGACTCGGTGTGGGAGATGGAGAGTCGCCACAGCGTGGTGCAGAAGCAGGTCAGCACCCGTGACTACAACTACCGCCAGGCCACGGAAGATATGAACGCCCGGGTGGACGCGACCCGGGGCGACAGCACCACATACGGCGATGCCTATCACTACGCCGACAACTACCTGACGCAGGGCAGCGCGTATGACCGCAGCCCGGCCCCGGAGTCCGGTGCGTTTTATGCCCGCATTCGACATGAGCGCTACCTGAATGGCCAGACGCTGACCCGGGCCATCACCAGCTGTCCGACGCTCTCTCCGGGCCAGGTGCTGAAAGTTACCGGTGGATACGAAGTGGCAGAGGTCTTTGCTCAGGGCGTGGTTGTCACGGCAATGCACAGCCACGCGCGGCGTGATGAGGACTTTGGCGTCAGGTTTGACGGCATCCCGGACAGCACGGATTTCAGTTTCCGTCCGGAGCCCGGCAAACGCCCGGTGATGGCGGGCACCCTACCGGCCCGCGTTACGAGCACCACCGAGAATGACACCTACGGGCACATTGATAAAGACGGGCGCTATCGCGTCAGCATGCTGTTTGACCGTGACGGCTGGGAGACCGGATTCGAGAGCCTGTGGGTGCGCCAGTCCCGCCCGTATGCCGGTGACACCTACGGTCTGCACCTGCCGCTGCTGGCGGGCACCGAAGTGGCAATTAGTTTCGAGGACGGTAACCCGGACCGGCCGTACATCTCTGGCGTACTTCACGACTCGGCGCACGGCGACCACGTCACCATTCGCAACTACAAACGTAACGTCCTGCGGACGCCGGCGAACAACAAAATCCGCCTCGACGACGAACGCGGGAAAGAGCATATCAAGGTCAGCACCGAGTACGGCGGCAAAAGCCAGCTGAATCTCGGACATTTAGTGGATGCGGAGAAGCAGCAGCGCGGGGAGGGCTTTGAGCTCAGGACCGACAGCTGGGGCGCGATACGGGCGCAGAAGGGGCTGTTCATCAGCGCGGACGGGCAGGCGAAAGCGCAGGGACTACAGCGTGAAATGCAGGCAGCACTCCAGGAACTAAACGCTGCACGAGAGGTGACTTCAGGACTTTGTCATGCAGCCCAAGCAGCTCAAGCAGAATTAGCTGATATTGAGAAACAAACGGTCTTGATGAACCAAACGCTTAATGACCTTAAGCAGCAAGCGCTACTTTTGTCAGCCCCTTCGGGAATTGCACAAGTCACTCCAGCGAGCGTACAAGTTTCTGCAGGAGAAAATCTAATCATTACTGCAGGTCAAAATGCAGACCTTAGTATTGCAAAAAAATTCACTCTGGCGGTGGGTGATATTTTGAGCTTATTTGCACACAAGCTGGGGATAAAAATGTTCGCCGCTGAGGGGAAGGTTGATATTCAAGCACAGTCAGACGAACTGAATTTATTTGCAAAAAAACAGCTTTCCATTGCCAGTTCAGACAGCAGCGTTGTGATCTCAGCGAAGAAAGAACTTCTTTTAGTTTGTGGTGGTTCCTTTATCCGTTTAAGTGATGCGGGGGTTGAAGTAGGTACTGGCAAAAACGTCACTTTGAAATGTATTGCCGTTCAGCAACAGTCTGCTGCAGCGTTAGATTCGTCTCTTGCATTACCTTCTGGTTGTAAACCCGGGGTTATTTCTGCTGCTCAACAACAGGGTGCTGTGGTGACACTTGGCTAA
- a CDS encoding PAAR domain-containing protein yields MTRKLAVLGDRTSNGKIVSATANFFSEGKQVAQNNDKATCTVCKGTFPIQASAVGIVSNGMLLVQDQDRVLCLCASHKVFAGSHYFTG; encoded by the coding sequence ATGACCAGAAAATTGGCTGTCCTGGGAGACAGAACAAGCAACGGGAAAATAGTGTCAGCAACGGCGAATTTTTTCAGTGAAGGAAAGCAGGTTGCACAAAATAACGATAAAGCCACCTGTACTGTCTGTAAAGGCACATTTCCTATCCAGGCCAGTGCCGTGGGTATCGTCAGTAATGGAATGCTTCTGGTACAGGATCAGGATCGTGTGCTCTGCCTGTGTGCCAGCCATAAGGTGTTCGCAGGCTCACATTATTTCACCGGCTAA
- a CDS encoding T6SS effector BTH_I2691 family protein, which yields MACQGLCTTKGLTVLPVRYAVVPENINTGLPGWANDPLVTGITLANNEKYTLRALRQGYLYVFYEKGKQGTNYWQCYSVAPDGSLWLQQVASNPAPVDKALCETGGHIAQNVEFMSIESPEQCGNVWFAFSQYPWEQETLDRYRTTPEDRSERMQKVMPSVSGGQRTKAGTDVSGASLNQVLDYQVPSVSGLLPGPDDVKVVSVSRASSLWDPAVDDPWRVNNDVLKLQSSLYPWAKNRSGRAAATVAAMQARSEGMTPLLLPLWDPVGIVHELNGWSQDVLGRQAQFLQERELEFTTKTNLDAVRTLLESNAQALEDAMRRRRTDSPMLADDYLDTRLQALEKRYQDRPDVLAQIRADDRLVRRWHAQNVTASYPEGVLMSPPEPLAAHQRRVAAIQAQVDEELALNLPAPSQDFSGVRAESWAPYEKKLNTTRQANFDTCYSGLVNTVNALFQARIVSVVNWLSAPLLLAALDDFHCVAQRAGLFYQSAVGMALNGVNSCPAGAAKIDGWWNAYSAKNRENLLWRHVTANNPQLINELEPFLGTVKGRKDEDVTPLTATAVTAALMQQVSSMKKLEGYYQKSMSTVVKGLRENASKLEVQLFNTDAFIVTVGDRVSRILRVDKAGEKLATTAFRLIFMVRAGIPSETVHGLVNDYLKDAPALRQTVLAGIRSSRRFMASQTEVTAIKQTLSRRLEEHFATEKGRGEYRLAGINSLLLVLNAMDFIYLCGQVRDEKKPMSSLMASGLAMVSQGTSVILPAVEKGLEARELTVSWLKGVGAAAGGVASLFSLYADWTLTKDEFQNNRFCLMSVLGLKTFVDGLAVTKSLGLLLEVVDRPLAVKASEKISLFLSVEFLGIRVLAVLLTWEAMVAITLLQVIVTWISDDELQVWCQKCVFGAAPFNRSVADQNKALEGAIKDIV from the coding sequence ATGGCATGCCAGGGGTTATGCACAACGAAGGGCCTGACCGTACTGCCCGTACGGTATGCCGTTGTGCCGGAGAATATCAATACCGGTTTACCAGGGTGGGCAAATGATCCGCTTGTCACCGGCATAACGCTTGCGAATAACGAAAAATATACCCTCCGTGCCCTTCGCCAGGGCTACCTTTACGTTTTTTATGAAAAAGGAAAGCAGGGCACGAATTACTGGCAGTGCTACAGCGTGGCGCCGGACGGCTCGCTGTGGCTGCAGCAGGTGGCGTCTAACCCGGCACCGGTGGATAAGGCGCTGTGCGAAACGGGCGGGCATATTGCGCAAAACGTCGAGTTCATGAGCATTGAATCCCCGGAGCAATGCGGCAACGTGTGGTTTGCGTTCAGCCAGTATCCGTGGGAGCAGGAAACGCTCGACCGGTATCGCACAACGCCGGAAGACCGCAGTGAGAGAATGCAGAAAGTGATGCCTTCGGTGTCGGGAGGGCAGCGCACGAAAGCAGGAACGGATGTCAGCGGGGCGAGCCTGAACCAGGTGCTGGACTATCAGGTGCCTTCGGTTTCCGGCCTGCTGCCCGGCCCGGATGATGTGAAGGTGGTGAGCGTCAGCCGGGCATCGTCACTCTGGGATCCGGCGGTGGATGACCCGTGGCGGGTGAATAACGACGTGCTGAAACTGCAGTCCAGCCTGTATCCTTGGGCAAAAAACCGCAGCGGCAGGGCAGCCGCGACGGTCGCGGCCATGCAAGCCCGAAGCGAGGGGATGACGCCGCTGCTGCTTCCGCTTTGGGATCCGGTGGGGATAGTGCATGAGCTAAACGGCTGGAGCCAGGACGTGCTGGGGCGTCAGGCGCAGTTTCTGCAGGAGCGGGAGCTGGAGTTCACGACCAAAACGAACCTCGACGCCGTCAGAACGCTTCTGGAAAGCAATGCCCAGGCGCTTGAAGACGCGATGCGGAGGCGAAGAACGGACAGTCCCATGCTGGCTGATGACTATCTGGATACGCGTCTGCAGGCGCTGGAAAAACGGTATCAGGACAGGCCGGACGTACTGGCGCAAATCAGGGCGGATGACAGATTAGTCAGGCGCTGGCATGCGCAGAACGTGACGGCATCGTACCCCGAAGGCGTGCTGATGAGTCCGCCCGAGCCGCTGGCCGCTCACCAGCGACGGGTTGCCGCGATACAGGCGCAGGTGGATGAGGAGCTGGCGTTAAATCTGCCTGCTCCTTCGCAGGACTTCAGCGGCGTGCGGGCGGAAAGCTGGGCGCCCTATGAGAAGAAGCTGAACACAACCCGACAGGCGAATTTTGATACCTGCTATTCGGGCCTGGTTAACACGGTTAATGCGCTCTTTCAGGCGCGGATAGTCAGCGTGGTGAACTGGCTCAGCGCGCCGCTGCTGCTGGCAGCGCTGGATGATTTCCACTGCGTGGCGCAGCGTGCAGGGCTGTTTTACCAGTCAGCGGTGGGGATGGCCCTGAACGGGGTTAACAGCTGTCCGGCAGGTGCGGCGAAGATAGACGGCTGGTGGAATGCGTACAGCGCTAAAAACCGGGAGAATCTGCTTTGGCGGCACGTGACGGCCAATAATCCGCAGTTAATCAATGAGCTGGAGCCGTTTCTGGGGACGGTGAAAGGGAGAAAAGACGAAGACGTGACGCCGCTGACGGCGACTGCGGTGACGGCAGCCCTGATGCAGCAGGTCAGCAGTATGAAAAAACTGGAGGGATACTACCAGAAATCAATGTCCACCGTGGTTAAGGGGCTGCGGGAAAATGCCAGTAAACTGGAAGTACAGCTCTTCAACACGGACGCGTTTATCGTCACGGTGGGTGACAGGGTAAGCCGCATTCTGCGGGTGGATAAGGCCGGGGAGAAGCTGGCGACCACGGCCTTCAGGCTGATATTTATGGTCAGGGCGGGTATCCCGTCAGAGACCGTTCACGGGTTAGTGAATGACTATCTGAAGGATGCGCCGGCGCTGCGTCAGACGGTGCTGGCAGGTATACGCAGCAGCAGGCGCTTTATGGCGAGCCAGACTGAAGTGACCGCGATAAAGCAGACGCTGAGCCGCAGGCTGGAGGAGCACTTTGCAACAGAGAAGGGCAGGGGTGAATACCGTCTGGCAGGAATAAACAGCCTCTTGTTAGTACTGAACGCGATGGATTTTATCTACCTGTGCGGACAGGTCAGGGATGAGAAGAAGCCGATGTCGAGCCTGATGGCGAGCGGGCTGGCAATGGTGAGCCAGGGCACGTCGGTTATTTTACCGGCAGTAGAAAAGGGGCTGGAAGCGCGTGAGCTGACAGTTTCATGGCTCAAGGGAGTCGGGGCTGCTGCGGGTGGAGTGGCTTCGCTGTTTTCGTTGTATGCGGACTGGACATTAACGAAGGACGAATTTCAGAATAATCGTTTTTGCCTGATGAGTGTTCTGGGACTGAAAACATTTGTGGATGGGCTGGCTGTCACAAAATCACTTGGTCTTCTGCTGGAGGTTGTTGATAGACCATTAGCCGTAAAAGCTTCTGAGAAAATAAGCCTTTTTCTGAGCGTAGAATTTTTAGGCATTCGGGTGCTTGCGGTATTGCTGACCTGGGAAGCCATGGTGGCAATAACCCTGTTGCAGGTGATTGTGACCTGGATATCGGACGATGAGCTTCAGGTATGGTGTCAGAAATGTGTGTTTGGCGCAGCACCGTTCAACCGCAGTGTGGCAGACCAGAATAAAGCTCTGGAAGGGGCAATAAAGGATATTGTATGA
- a CDS encoding putative type VI secretion system effector: MNSEEQQLSSRFIKPEKLADLRNKQEIEVMNGRPWTRELPPPPVLPPYGPLEKISGQLESFHYERFREYFGPKAYRTSTLPEISDGKRGTAAAAAIAVGSPGVGATIMAESESSNSSAEYVQGIINGKPFRGWVGVTRLKAGDNVEMIAEWQHDHYEVYAIALPEERIVSICPRCDMGHIAHMLWRIKNMFILTGILFFMVLFSGVLSEVIDGTWKSLESFITTYYWLYFIALLGGGGVSGLIAFFAYKAYAPTCCKLAEEIFNLLGVKNVKTVNLNKTTKDREQHLIESGEWPSPGDEKRSASPSAKFIYSAEWWFYY, from the coding sequence ATGAATTCAGAAGAGCAGCAATTAAGTTCCCGATTTATCAAACCTGAAAAGCTGGCTGACTTACGGAATAAGCAGGAAATTGAGGTGATGAACGGCAGGCCGTGGACGCGTGAGCTTCCTCCTCCTCCGGTATTACCGCCCTATGGTCCTCTGGAGAAAATATCAGGGCAGTTGGAGTCTTTTCACTATGAGAGATTCAGAGAGTATTTTGGCCCCAAAGCCTATCGAACCAGCACTCTTCCGGAGATATCAGACGGGAAACGCGGCACAGCTGCAGCTGCTGCTATTGCTGTAGGGAGCCCTGGCGTCGGTGCTACTATCATGGCCGAAAGCGAATCTTCAAACAGTTCGGCAGAATATGTGCAGGGAATAATTAATGGTAAGCCATTTCGCGGCTGGGTCGGGGTAACCCGACTTAAAGCGGGAGATAACGTGGAGATGATTGCCGAGTGGCAGCATGACCATTATGAGGTCTATGCGATAGCGTTGCCGGAAGAGCGTATAGTTTCGATATGCCCGAGATGTGATATGGGGCATATTGCCCATATGCTATGGCGGATTAAAAATATGTTTATCCTCACGGGGATTCTTTTTTTTATGGTGCTTTTTTCGGGGGTTCTTAGTGAAGTGATTGATGGCACCTGGAAGAGTCTTGAGTCATTTATAACTACATACTATTGGTTATATTTTATAGCATTGCTGGGAGGGGGGGGAGTGTCAGGGTTAATTGCATTTTTTGCATATAAAGCCTACGCGCCAACATGCTGTAAACTGGCTGAGGAAATCTTTAATTTGCTGGGGGTGAAAAACGTTAAAACGGTCAATCTCAATAAAACAACTAAAGATAGAGAACAACATTTAATAGAGAGTGGGGAGTGGCCCAGTCCGGGTGATGAAAAAAGATCTGCCTCCCCTAGTGCTAAATTTATTTACTCAGCGGAATGGTGGTTTTATTACTAG
- a CDS encoding putative type VI secretion system effector — MNSVENQQICSRFVEPEKLADLRTKQEIEVMNGRPWTRELPPPPVLPPYGPLEKISGQLESFHYERFREYFGPKAYRTSTLPEISDGKRGTAAAAAIAAGSPGVGVTIMAESDSSNSSAEYVQGIINGKPFRGWVGVTRCRAGDCVDIIAEWQHDHYEVYAIALPEERIVSVCPECDMGHIAHMLWRIKNMFILTAIIMFMFACVCLVKSMNEVGWEQLDFWKEYFVFLMMMLGLAFLFTGAIAIAAYKAYSSTCCKLAEEIFHLLGMKNVSCVNLKKITKKKEMHQKEKGEWHEPSSRTYRPQPTRKFGYSFEYWYFY, encoded by the coding sequence ATGAATTCAGTTGAAAATCAGCAGATATGCTCCCGTTTTGTTGAGCCAGAGAAATTAGCAGACCTGCGTACAAAGCAGGAAATTGAGGTGATGAACGGCAGGCCGTGGACGCGTGAGCTTCCTCCTCCTCCGGTATTACCGCCCTATGGTCCTCTGGAGAAAATATCAGGGCAGTTGGAGTCTTTTCACTATGAGAGATTCAGAGAGTATTTTGGCCCCAAAGCCTATCGAACCAGCACTCTTCCGGAGATATCAGACGGGAAACGCGGCACAGCTGCAGCTGCAGCCATTGCTGCAGGAAGCCCTGGTGTCGGGGTGACAATTATGGCCGAGAGTGACTCGTCGAACAGTTCTGCGGAATATGTACAGGGCATCATTAACGGGAAGCCGTTTCGGGGATGGGTGGGAGTAACCCGGTGTCGGGCTGGCGATTGTGTAGATATCATTGCGGAATGGCAGCATGACCATTATGAGGTCTATGCCATAGCGCTACCGGAAGAGCGAATAGTTTCTGTATGTCCGGAATGTGATATGGGGCATATTGCGCATATGCTGTGGCGGATTAAAAATATGTTTATTCTAACAGCTATAATCATGTTTATGTTTGCATGTGTTTGCCTTGTTAAGTCTATGAATGAGGTGGGTTGGGAACAGTTGGATTTTTGGAAAGAATATTTTGTTTTTCTCATGATGATGTTAGGGTTGGCTTTTCTTTTTACTGGAGCGATTGCAATCGCAGCTTATAAAGCCTATTCCTCCACCTGTTGCAAACTGGCTGAAGAAATTTTTCATTTATTGGGAATGAAGAACGTTTCCTGTGTGAATCTAAAAAAAATCACTAAGAAAAAAGAAATGCATCAGAAAGAAAAGGGGGAATGGCATGAGCCATCAAGCCGCACTTATCGTCCACAGCCAACGCGTAAATTTGGCTACTCGTTTGAATACTGGTATTTCTATTGA
- a CDS encoding DUF4123 domain-containing protein, whose protein sequence is MDKKLFDDIKRIISNAAFVKNDKCFLLIDASLKQYQSNNILYDTLKNFKSYKVYFNHPELNDALQLSLFPLSVSNVIDNGLLDKSIYHALNEIKTKNLDSGEGRSVCGWISTELTGEHLAEEIALSAVQSVTSGEEILMRYFDPSVFGLLMPVLDNWQKQQLLSNINTWSFIDGDGVAQIMNGGGECKKKLNYSLGLTELNKSEMNWLVVINKILRIYRKMNLSNKINERDAVMLLFPALRYFYSLFASSEVDVTEFGLDVICAKRPFYLDEMFEKFVSRKCNQKIIYYSDVKSKYLAESSS, encoded by the coding sequence ATGGATAAAAAACTATTTGATGATATTAAAAGAATAATCTCTAATGCTGCTTTTGTAAAAAATGATAAGTGTTTCCTTCTGATAGATGCAAGCCTGAAACAATATCAGTCAAATAATATATTGTACGATACATTAAAAAATTTCAAATCTTATAAGGTTTATTTTAATCATCCAGAACTTAATGATGCATTACAACTTTCGCTTTTCCCTCTCAGTGTGAGTAATGTTATAGATAATGGATTATTGGATAAAAGTATTTACCATGCATTAAATGAGATAAAAACTAAGAATCTTGATTCAGGAGAGGGACGTAGCGTATGTGGTTGGATCTCGACAGAATTAACAGGAGAACACCTCGCTGAAGAGATTGCCTTATCCGCTGTGCAATCGGTTACATCAGGTGAGGAAATATTAATGCGCTATTTTGATCCCTCTGTGTTTGGCCTGTTAATGCCAGTGCTAGATAATTGGCAAAAACAACAATTATTAAGCAATATTAATACCTGGTCTTTTATTGATGGTGATGGTGTCGCCCAGATAATGAATGGTGGTGGCGAGTGTAAGAAAAAATTAAACTACTCACTTGGATTGACGGAGTTAAATAAATCCGAAATGAACTGGTTAGTAGTTATCAATAAAATCCTGCGTATTTATCGCAAAATGAATCTTTCCAATAAAATAAATGAGAGAGATGCAGTCATGCTTTTATTCCCTGCGCTAAGATATTTTTATTCTTTATTCGCTTCTTCCGAGGTAGATGTTACTGAATTTGGGCTTGATGTTATCTGCGCAAAAAGGCCTTTTTACTTGGATGAGATGTTTGAAA